From Coffea arabica cultivar ET-39 chromosome 2e, Coffea Arabica ET-39 HiFi, whole genome shotgun sequence, the proteins below share one genomic window:
- the LOC113725791 gene encoding uncharacterized protein — translation MLLSPGHSPRHLPSPSPAPETPSSVSDNSTATTTTAPTSAPSIRQPKRPKVLDEDSYVAAIEKIIERDFFPDIPKLRDRLDWLEAVRSGDPVLIRDAQLKILERRRGSAGESSIDPGTSTKSRTHTLTPGSTFFRNSSFTPFGFDENSAGKFNEHRTTPGPGVGSDRTTIGERLGDGSDGEGEVDTSLTLDEFFRRYTSEDNESFSKIMEKVNRKRKERFGFLLEGEKEGDVKLIEGAKRERVATDGFGTSDQPVATLEGWKYTAKNLLMYHPADRGEAPLTEEEMAERLKGLTKEINRTNTRFRGKVVNYKKEDDAVEVLYTPVAGATPFPLSVRDGDKVKKYDLEDLRKTPNPFYVESGKKAENGYSFVRTPSPAPGVDESPFITWGEIEGTPLRLESEDTPIDIGGSGDGPQFKIPMAPSRDVKAHSLSREAARKLRERSKMFQKPPLPSPVRGGSASPSARTLSPAAQKFVRNAIAKSSHAVDESLRASYRGSSPGMGTPKSGRSMSRFGRDSTGSRSPSAREGFNPPL, via the coding sequence ATGCTTTTATCGCCCGGCCACTCCCCTCGCCACCTCCCTTCCCCATCACCGGCACCGGAAACCCCCAGTTCCGTTAGTGATAATAGCACTGCCACAACTACTACAGCTCCTACTTCTGCTCCTTCAATCAGGCAGCCAAAGCGACCGAAAGTCCTCGATGAAGATTCCTACGTCGCCGCCATTGAGAAAATCATCGAACGCGATTTTTTCCCCGATATCCCCAAGCTCCGGGACCGTCTCGATTGGCTCGAAGCCGTCCGCTCTGGCGACCCGGTTCTAATCCGAGATGCCCAGTTGAAAATCCTCGAACGCCGCCGCGGCAGCGCCGGGGAATCCTCGATTGATCCAGGTACTAGTACTAAATCACGGACGCACACCCTAACCCCTGGTTCCACTTTTTTCAGAAATTCTAGTTTTACCCCTtttggttttgatgaaaatagtGCTGGAAAGTTCAACGAGCATAGAACCACCCCTGGTCCCGGGGTAGGGAGCGATAGGACCACGATTGGCGAACGTTTGGGTGATGGGAGTGATGGGGAGGGCGAGGTGGATACTTCGTTGACGTTAGATGAGTTCTTCAGGAGGTATACGAGTGAGGATAACGAGAGTTTTTCCAAGATTATGGAGAAAGTAAATAggaagaggaaggagaggttTGGGTTCTTGTTGGAAGGCGAAAAGGAAGGGGATGTGAAGTTGATTGAGGGTGCGAAGAGGGAGCGCGTTGCAACGGATGGGTTTGGAACGTCTGATCAGCCTGTGGCTACGTTGGAAGGGTGGAAGTACACTGCCAAGAATTTGTTGATGTATCATCCAGCGGATAGGGGTGAAGCCCCCTTGACGGAGGAGGAGATGGCTGAGAGGCTCAAGGGATTGACCAAGGAGATTAACAGGACTAACACGAGGTTCCGGGGTAAAGTGGTCAATTACAAGAAAGAAGATGATGCGGTTGAGGTGCTTTATACCCCGGTTGCTGGGGCCACGCCATTTCCTCTGTCTGTTAGGGATGGCGATAAGGTGAAGAAGTAtgatttggaagatttgagGAAGACGCCCAATCCATTTTATGTTGAGTCGGGGAAGAAGGCAGAGAATGGTTACAGTTTCGTTAGGACTCCATCGCCTGCTCCGGGTGTGGATGAGTCGCCATTTATAACATGGGGTGAAATTGAAGGTACGCCATTGAGGTTGGAGTCAGAGGATACGCCTATTGATATTGGCGGTAGCGGAGATGGGCCACAGTTTAAGATCCCAATGGCACCTTCAAGGGATGTTAAGGCTCACTCTTTGTCTAGGGAGGCTGCCCGTAAGTTGAGGGAGAGGTCAAAAATGTTTCAGAAACCACCGTTGCCCTCACCAGTTAGAGGGGGAAGTGCTAGTCCCAGTGCACGAACTCTCTCTCCTGCTGCTCAAAAATTTGTGCGAAACGCAATTGCAAAATCTTCTCATGCTGTTGATGAATCCCTCCGAGCAAGTTATCGGGGTTCAAGTCCAGGCATGGGCACTCCTAAAAGTGGGAGGAGTATGTCAAGGTTTGGCAGGGATAGCACAGGGTCCAGGTCACCTTCAGCAAGAGAGGGCTTTAATCCTCCTCTGTAA
- the LOC140036632 gene encoding GCN5-related N-acetyltransferase 8-like, translated as MAAAAPQPPPPPFLATIPENTVPETAPFRHPLYARIRLATILDVPHIHKLIHQLATFERLAHQCTATEASLAATLFPSPNPPLPFTSFNVFILEVSPDPFPPPAPQEDTTNSSPLLKTLHLDLASEDSEKEIFRSEIGGDVVVAGFVLFFPKYSTYLAKPGFHIEDLFVREPYRKHGFGKMLITAVAGQAVKMGYGMVEWVVLDWNVNAIQFYERIGTKVYQDKRICRLTGEDLDVEGSAK; from the coding sequence CGCCGCCATTCCTGGCCACAATACCCGAAAATACGGTCCCTGAAACCGCCCCATTCCGGCACCCATTGTATGCCCGCATCCGTTTAGCCACCATTTTAGACGTCCCCCACATCCATAAGCTCATCCACCAGCTCGCAACCTTCGAACGCCTCGCCCACCAGTGCACCGCCACCGAAGCCTCTCTCGCCGCCACTCTCTTCCCTTCCCCGAACCCACCTCTGCCCTTCACTTCCTTCAACGTTTTCATCCTCGAAGTCTCCCCTGACCCCTTCCCACCACCTGCTCCTCAGGAGGACACGACTAACTCTTCCCCGTTGCTCAAAACTTTGCATCTGGACCTCGCGAGTGAAGACTCGGAGAAGGAAATTTTCCGGTCCGAAATCGGAGGCGACGTCGTCGTGGCAGGATTCGTGCTGTTCTTCCCAAAGTACTCGACGTATCTGGCGAAACCCGGGTTTCACATAGAGGATTTGTTCGTGAGGGAGCCTTATAGGAAGCATGGATTCGGGAAAATGCTGATAACGGCGGTGGCGGGGCAGGCGGTGAAGATGGGTTACGGGATGGTTGAATGGGTGGTGCTGGATTGGAATGTGAATGCTATTCAATTTTACGAGCGAATCGGCACAAAAGTTTATCAGGACAAGAGGATTTGTAGGTTGACTGGAGAGGACCTTGACGTCGAGGGGTCTGCCAAATGA
- the LOC113725792 gene encoding GCN5-related N-acetyltransferase 8-like, with product MAAAAPPPPPSPAAIPETIVPETAPPRHPLFARIRLGTIFDVPQLHKLIHQMATYERLTDQFSATEASLAFTLFPSPSPPPPFTSFTVFILEVSPDPFPPTPQDPSNFSPILKTFHLDLPIEDSEKDIFRSEIGGDVVVAGFVLFFPNYSTFLAKPGFYIEDLFVREPYRKKGFGRMLFTAVAAQAAKMGYGRVEWVVLDWNVNAIQFYEQMGAKIQPDWRVCRLTGDALEAFAHLNI from the coding sequence ATGGCAGCGGCAGCACCGCCACCACCTCCCTCCCCTGCTGCCATTCCCGAGACCATCGTTCCAGAAAccgccccgccccgccacccacTCTTTGCCCGCATCCGGTTAGGCACCATTTTCGATGTCCCCCAACTCCATAAGCTCATCCACCAAATGGCCACCTACGAGCGCCTGACCGATCAATTCTCCGCCACCGAAGCCTCTCTCGCGTTCACTCTCTTCCCTTCCCCAAGCCCACCTCCACCCTTCACTTCCTTCACCGTTTTCATCCTTGAAGTCTCCCCTGACCCCTTTCCACCCACTCCTCAGGACCCCTCTAATTTTTCCCCTATTCTCAAAACTTTCCATCTGGACCTCCCCATTGAGGACTCAGAGAAGGACATTTTCCGATCCGAAATCGGAGGCGACGTCGTTGTGGCGGGGTTTGTGCTGTTTTTCCCCAACTATTCGACGTTTCTGGCGAAACCCGGGTTCTATATTGAGGATTTGTTCGTGAGGGAGCCATATCGGAAGAAAGGGTTCGGACGAATGCTATTTACGGCTGTGGCGGCGCAGGCGGCTAAGATGGGATACGGGAGGGTGGAGTGGGTGGTGCTGGATTGGAATGTGAATGCTATTCAGTTTTACGAGCAAATGGGTGCAAAAATCCAGCCGGACTGGAGGGTTTGTAGGTTGACCGGAGATGCCCTCGAGGCTTTTGCTCATCTTAACATCTAA